In one Bradyrhizobium cosmicum genomic region, the following are encoded:
- a CDS encoding sulfite exporter TauE/SafE family protein, translating into MTIVSGFADISIFQLLLVALMALFASIIGGLAGYGTGALMPLVLVPLVGAEPVVPIIAISAIFTNSSRALAYLRYADRRRALIVLACAALTTALGAYGYTRLTNAGAALVIGSMLILSVPLRRVLRRRQVRIGDAGLAAGSVGYGVLVGGTSGSGVILLSLLMAAGLEGAAVIATDAMISLGTGLIKISVFGLAGAVTAQVLAFALLIGGIAIPGAFLAKAFVERMPVHIHTAILDAAVITGGLVMISAAAKQLIA; encoded by the coding sequence TTGACCATCGTCTCAGGCTTCGCCGACATCTCGATTTTCCAGCTCCTGCTGGTCGCGTTGATGGCGTTGTTCGCTTCGATCATCGGTGGTCTCGCCGGTTACGGCACGGGCGCCCTGATGCCGCTGGTGCTGGTGCCGCTGGTCGGCGCCGAGCCCGTGGTGCCGATCATCGCGATCTCCGCGATTTTCACCAATTCCAGCCGTGCGCTTGCCTATCTGCGCTATGCCGATCGCCGCCGTGCGCTGATCGTGCTCGCCTGCGCCGCGCTGACGACCGCGCTCGGTGCCTACGGCTACACGCGCCTCACCAATGCCGGTGCTGCGCTCGTGATCGGCTCGATGCTGATCCTGAGCGTGCCGCTGCGCCGCGTGCTTCGCCGTCGCCAGGTCAGGATCGGCGACGCGGGCCTCGCGGCCGGTTCGGTCGGCTACGGCGTGCTGGTCGGCGGCACCTCGGGCTCGGGCGTGATCCTGCTGTCGCTGCTGATGGCCGCGGGCCTTGAGGGCGCCGCCGTGATTGCGACCGACGCGATGATCTCGCTCGGCACCGGCCTCATCAAGATCTCCGTGTTCGGCCTTGCCGGCGCCGTCACCGCCCAGGTGCTCGCCTTCGCGCTCTTGATCGGCGGCATCGCGATCCCCGGCGCATTCCTCGCCAAGGCCTTCGTCGAGCGGATGCCGGTGCACATCCACACCGCGATCCTCGACGCGGCGGTGATCACCGGCGGGCTGGTGATGATTTCGGCCGCGGCAAAGCAGCTGATCGCGTAG
- a CDS encoding CCA tRNA nucleotidyltransferase, whose amino-acid sequence MSAKPLLADAPWLTAGGTARVLELLNANGEEGRVVGGAVRNALLGLTPGDIDIATTALPDEVVRRAKAAGIKSVPTGIDHGTVTLVIDGQPYEVTTLREDTETFGRKARVAFGRDWVRDAERRDFTMNGLSVDASGVVYDYVGGIADAAARRVRFIGDPDQRIAEDFLRILRFFRIHAAFGAGAPDRDGYLACIRGRAGLASLSAERVRMEMLKLLAAGGASDAALAMAEGGLLQALIGGVAYTGPLATMIAIERELGLRPSPTRRLAALTVAVTEDARRVALRFRLSNAEAKALDSMGHRWWRFVAKDEANARRLLYRLGPERYHDRVLLGWARAESDVRSPHWRALAELPQRWTAPKFPLKAADFIARGMAEGPALGHVLTLAEDAWLAADFPLEEAALASIADQAAARISRDQKH is encoded by the coding sequence ATGAGCGCGAAGCCGTTACTCGCCGACGCGCCCTGGCTGACCGCAGGCGGGACCGCGCGCGTGCTGGAACTGCTCAACGCCAATGGCGAGGAGGGGCGGGTGGTCGGCGGCGCCGTGCGCAACGCGCTGCTCGGCCTGACGCCCGGCGATATCGACATCGCAACCACCGCGTTGCCGGACGAAGTGGTGCGGCGCGCCAAGGCGGCCGGCATCAAGAGCGTGCCGACCGGCATCGACCACGGCACCGTCACGCTGGTCATCGACGGTCAGCCTTACGAAGTCACGACGCTGCGCGAGGACACCGAAACTTTCGGCCGCAAGGCCAGGGTCGCGTTCGGCCGCGACTGGGTGAGGGACGCCGAGCGGCGCGACTTCACCATGAACGGCCTGTCGGTCGATGCGTCAGGTGTCGTCTACGACTATGTCGGCGGCATCGCCGATGCCGCTGCCCGCCGCGTGCGCTTCATCGGCGATCCCGACCAGCGCATCGCCGAGGATTTCCTGCGGATCCTGCGCTTCTTTCGCATCCATGCCGCCTTCGGGGCAGGCGCGCCCGATCGGGACGGATATCTCGCCTGCATCCGCGGACGTGCGGGGCTTGCCAGCCTGTCGGCCGAACGCGTGCGGATGGAGATGCTGAAGCTGCTGGCGGCCGGCGGCGCCTCCGACGCGGCGCTGGCGATGGCCGAGGGCGGGTTGCTGCAGGCGCTGATCGGCGGTGTCGCCTATACCGGGCCGCTCGCGACCATGATCGCGATCGAGCGCGAGCTCGGCCTGCGGCCAAGTCCCACGCGCCGCCTCGCGGCGCTGACGGTGGCGGTCACGGAAGACGCCAGGCGCGTCGCGCTGCGCTTCCGGCTCTCCAATGCCGAAGCCAAGGCGCTGGATTCGATGGGACATCGCTGGTGGCGTTTCGTCGCCAAGGACGAGGCCAATGCGCGGCGGCTGCTCTACCGGCTCGGCCCGGAGCGCTATCACGATCGCGTGTTGCTCGGTTGGGCGCGGGCGGAGAGCGACGTGCGTTCGCCGCACTGGCGCGCGCTTGCCGAGCTGCCGCAGCGCTGGACCGCGCCGAAATTTCCGCTGAAGGCCGCCGACTTCATCGCGCGCGGCATGGCCGAAGGGCCCGCGCTCGGACATGTGTTGACGCTCGCCGAGGACGCTTGGCTTGCGGCGGATTTTCCACTAGAGGAAGCGGCGCTCGCTTCCATCGCAGATCAAGCTGCGGCACGAATCAGCCGCGACCAGAAACATTGA
- a CDS encoding DUF6111 family protein, whose protein sequence is MIRPVLTEIGIFLIPFAVYALFLAATRSGLFARSSWPVTVVARLVLVALVLVIAGLIGFAHFSGAAPDSTYVPAHVENGRLVPGVEK, encoded by the coding sequence ATGATCCGGCCGGTTCTGACCGAGATCGGAATTTTCCTCATCCCGTTTGCCGTCTATGCGCTGTTTCTGGCCGCCACCCGGTCCGGCCTGTTCGCGCGGTCGTCCTGGCCGGTCACCGTCGTCGCGCGCCTCGTTCTGGTCGCTCTCGTGCTGGTCATCGCGGGGCTGATCGGCTTTGCGCATTTCTCCGGCGCCGCGCCGGATTCGACCTACGTTCCAGCCCATGTCGAGAACGGCAGGCTGGTGCCGGGCGTGGAAAAATAG
- a CDS encoding CoA pyrophosphatase, protein MNKPISRNEAGREPGHEPVVLGAADFFARSRAKLGFDVPSGLYDPNIIPASGDPGTDKMLEIIAREQPVRPAAVLIAVVDHPEPTILLTQRAAHLNDHAGQIAFPGGKIDATDTSPLDAALREAEEEVGLSRDFVEPLGYLDLYGTAFGFRILPTVARVRPGFELTINHSEVDDAFEVPLSFLMNPANHQVHSKEFRGMERSYYAMPFAERYIWGATAGMLRVLYERIYSS, encoded by the coding sequence GGTCGCGAGCCTGGTCACGAGCCCGTCGTGCTTGGCGCTGCGGATTTCTTCGCCCGCTCCAGGGCAAAGCTCGGCTTCGACGTTCCGTCCGGCCTGTACGATCCGAACATCATTCCGGCCTCGGGCGATCCCGGCACCGACAAGATGCTCGAGATCATCGCGCGCGAGCAGCCGGTGCGGCCGGCAGCGGTGCTGATCGCGGTGGTCGATCATCCCGAGCCGACCATCCTGTTGACGCAGCGCGCGGCGCATCTCAACGACCATGCCGGCCAGATCGCCTTTCCCGGCGGCAAGATCGACGCGACCGACACCTCGCCGCTCGATGCGGCGCTGCGCGAGGCCGAGGAGGAGGTCGGGCTGTCCAGAGACTTCGTCGAGCCGCTCGGCTATCTCGATCTCTACGGCACCGCGTTCGGCTTCCGCATCCTGCCGACGGTGGCCAGGGTGCGTCCCGGTTTCGAGCTCACCATCAACCATTCCGAAGTTGATGACGCCTTCGAGGTGCCGCTATCCTTCCTGATGAACCCGGCGAACCACCAGGTGCACAGCAAGGAATTCCGCGGCATGGAGCGGTCGTACTACGCGATGCCGTTCGCGGAACGCTACATCTGGGGTGCGACGGCCGGAATGCTGCGTGTGCTGTATGAGCGGATCTATTCATCATGA